The Streptomyces sp. NBC_00440 genome contains a region encoding:
- a CDS encoding chloride channel protein codes for MREEHGKLAVLAAVTGIGAGLGSIVFRWLIKTFTQLFSGHADYAGAGHAANPHVSWLGPFFVLLAPVVGGLLYGPLVDRFAKEARGHGVPEVMLAVARRGGRINANVAVVKSLASALTIGSGGSVGREGPIVQIGSALGSTLGRLAKVTEGRMRLLVACGAAGGIAATFNAPLAGVFFAMELILRDFAIESFGAVVLSSVAASVIGRAAFGNAAFLNLPSFHVEHVAQYGLFALLGIAAGCAGIGFTRALYWIEDACDWAWRGPEWLRPAAGGLLLGVVLLALPEMYGVGYPVLENAAEGRYAAGFLLLLLVGKIIATSLTIGIGGSGGVFAPSLFIGAMLGSAYGIGMQQLLPGTAGAVGAYALVGMGAVFAGSARAPITAVVILFELTGEYSIILPLMLAVVTATLVSKLLSQDTVYTLKLRRRGIDLDAAAPGAPLGSRRVDEVMEELPHPLPAGTTLSAAALLLSHSEHGSLPVLDADDRYVGTVTARAVAEALAETPDGRAGAPATAGDLAELPPRLRSDMPLSAALHALVSAPGTGLPVLDADRGAPVGWITHQSALRALHPVAAAATS; via the coding sequence ATGCGCGAGGAGCACGGGAAGCTCGCCGTGCTCGCCGCGGTGACCGGCATCGGCGCGGGGCTCGGGTCCATAGTCTTCCGCTGGCTGATCAAGACCTTCACCCAGCTCTTCTCCGGACACGCGGACTACGCGGGCGCCGGGCACGCCGCGAACCCGCACGTGTCTTGGCTCGGGCCGTTCTTCGTGCTGCTCGCGCCGGTCGTCGGCGGGCTGCTGTACGGGCCGCTGGTGGACCGGTTCGCCAAAGAGGCCCGCGGCCACGGGGTGCCCGAGGTGATGCTCGCGGTCGCCCGGCGCGGCGGCCGTATCAACGCGAATGTGGCGGTCGTCAAGTCGCTCGCCTCGGCGCTGACCATCGGGTCCGGCGGATCGGTGGGGCGTGAGGGCCCGATCGTGCAGATCGGCTCGGCACTCGGCTCCACGCTGGGCCGGCTGGCCAAGGTCACCGAGGGCCGGATGCGGCTGCTGGTGGCCTGCGGTGCGGCCGGCGGCATCGCGGCGACCTTCAACGCCCCGCTGGCCGGGGTGTTCTTCGCGATGGAGCTCATCCTGCGGGACTTCGCCATCGAGTCGTTCGGCGCTGTCGTCCTCTCCAGCGTGGCCGCGAGCGTCATCGGCCGGGCCGCGTTCGGGAACGCCGCGTTTCTGAACCTGCCGTCGTTCCATGTCGAACACGTCGCCCAGTACGGCCTGTTCGCTCTGCTCGGCATCGCGGCCGGATGCGCGGGCATCGGCTTCACCCGCGCCCTCTACTGGATCGAGGACGCCTGCGACTGGGCGTGGCGCGGCCCGGAGTGGCTGCGGCCCGCAGCCGGCGGACTCCTGCTGGGCGTCGTCCTGCTGGCGCTTCCGGAGATGTACGGGGTCGGCTACCCGGTTCTGGAGAACGCCGCCGAGGGCCGGTACGCCGCCGGGTTCCTGCTGCTGCTCCTGGTCGGCAAGATCATCGCCACCAGTCTGACCATCGGGATCGGCGGCTCCGGCGGGGTGTTCGCGCCGAGTCTGTTCATCGGCGCGATGCTCGGCTCCGCGTACGGGATCGGCATGCAGCAGCTGCTGCCCGGCACGGCGGGGGCGGTCGGGGCGTACGCACTGGTCGGGATGGGCGCGGTGTTCGCCGGATCGGCGCGGGCGCCGATCACCGCGGTGGTGATTCTCTTCGAGCTGACGGGTGAGTACTCGATCATCCTGCCGCTGATGCTGGCTGTGGTCACCGCCACCCTGGTCAGCAAACTGCTCAGCCAGGACACCGTCTACACCCTGAAACTCCGGCGCCGGGGCATCGACCTCGACGCCGCGGCCCCCGGCGCCCCGCTGGGCAGCCGGCGGGTCGACGAGGTCATGGAAGAGCTCCCGCATCCGCTGCCCGCCGGGACCACGCTGTCGGCAGCCGCGCTGCTGCTCTCCCACTCCGAGCACGGCAGCCTCCCGGTGCTCGACGCCGACGACCGGTATGTCGGGACGGTCACCGCCCGCGCTGTGGCGGAGGCCCTGGCCGAGACCCCGGACGGCCGGGCCGGAGCACCGGCGACGGCCGGGGACCTCGCCGAACTGCCGCCGCGGCTCCGCTCCGACATGCCGCTGTCGGCCGCGCTGCACGCACTGGTCTCGGCACCGGGCACCGGACTGCCCGTACTCGACGCGGACCGGGGCGCCCCGGTCGGCTGGATCACCCACCAGAGCGCACTGCGGGCGCTGCACCCGGTGGCCGCGGCAGCCACGTCCTGA